The Sinobacterium caligoides DNA window GGCAAAGCTAATGCTGTCACTGGCGTGGCTGGTGAGGCCCGAATCTGGGTCAGCGTCCTCGACCAAGGCGGTCGCGGTGAGAGTAAAATCACCGCTATCGTGCAGCGGTGCCTGCAGGGTCAGGTCGACGAGGTCGCCGATGTTAACCAGCCACACACCCTCACCGTAATCGACGCCGGCGGAGAACTTAGCGCCATCCGGCACGCCCTCGAAACGCACGCCGCTGATGCTCTCCGAGTTATCGAGATCGGCCAAGCCGGCCGTCAATTCGATGGCGATCGGCTGATCCTCGTTGCCACTAATGTCGTTGGCACTCAACAACGGCAGGTCGGCGACCGGGTTCACCTCGACATGATACTGCGCCGTGCTACTCGCCTCACTGATACTGCCGCTATCAGCATCCACATCCTGATAGGTCATCGTTAAGTCGAGGGTAAAGTCCGTGCTGTCGTGCAGCGTCGGCGTCAATGTCAGCGACGCCAAATCATCAGCACCAACCGTGACACTGCCGTCGTCGTTGAGCGTGCCGTGGCTGAATTCTGCACCAACGGGGATATTCTCGAAGGTGATGCTGACAATGCTTTCTGAGCCCCCCTTACCGACCAGCATGCTATAGAAATCAAATTCAAACGGGCTGTCTTCATCGACCTCGATATAGCCATCCTTGAGCTCGATCTCATCGACGATGCTGAGTACCGCCACCGATAACGGCACGACCGTTTCCGCCGTGGTTATTTCCCCGGTATCAGGATCGATATCCTCAACGGTCACACGCACCGTCAGGGTGAAGTCATCACTGCTATTTTCCGGCGGCTTGATGCTAAGCCCCACCAGATCCGCCTCAGACAACGTCCAGGTGTTATTGCCATTATCAACCCCCGCCGACAGGCTGGCGCCAAACGGCATGTTGCCGATGACAATCGAATGAATACTCTCCGAGCCATCGGTATCGACTAACGAGGTGGCGATATCGAGCGCAATGACGGTATCTTCGTCACCCTCAGCTGGCGCAGCCGTTAATAATGGCGCATCGGCAATGGCCTCAACCACAATATCGATCACCTTCTCGGTGCTGCCGATCTCCACGATAAACGGGTTGTCCGGATCAGCCAGGCTCTCCTCATAATCCCTAACTTTCACCGTTAGACTGACATCATCACCGCTGTGTAAGCTGGGAAGAAAAGTCAGTTCAGCAAGGTCTTCAGGCAGCAAACTATAGCTGCCATCGCCGTTATCGACGCCCTTCGATAAGCGACTGCCTTCCGGTACACCGCTGATTGTGATCTCGGTTTTTGTTGTTGCCGAAGCTGTATCGCCATGACGAACCGCTAAATCTAACGCAATGCCTCGGTCTTCTTCGCCTGCCAGCTCACCAACCAACAGGTCTAACGTTTTTGCCAATGGGATTGGCTCGCCGGTAAGGTTGGTGGCGCCTCCACCACCGCCATCCCCACCACCATCGGCGCCGCCACCGCCATCCGCACCATCGGCACCGCCATCACCACCTGCGCCATCACCAGCGCCACCATCCGCGCCGGCCGCAGCCGCGCCAGCAGCAGATGAGGCGGTGGCACTAGCCGCCGCAGCCCCGTCGCTGCCTGAACTCGTCACAGACGACGACTCAGACGACGCTTCAGCAGCCGCCGCCTTTGCAGCAGTACTCGCCGAGCTCGTACTCGGGGCTGCGGCCGGGGCGACTCTACCACCAGCGCCCGCTGGCTGCACGATGTTGGTCGTTGAGTCTCCTTCGGATTCCGGCGCCGGCGGCGGGACCGGGCGCTCTGAGTCCTTCGGCAGTAACGGCTCCGCCTCTAACGGCGTAGGCTCCGCCTCCTTCTCGTCGACGCTCTTATCGACATGCTGAATATAGGTCTGATTAGACGTTCCCGAGACCCTGCCCTGGCGAGACGTATTTTGGCCATCGTTAAAGGGTGTGTTACTCATAACCAATCCCCCCTATTTCTCTGTAAAGGCACGCTGCGAGGCTAGGCGCAGTGGTTTTAATAAATATTGAATAACGGACTTTTCACCACTTAAAATATCGGCCTGCACCACCATGCCCGGCAGCAACCGATTCCCCTCTGCCCCGACCCACTGCTCATCGAGCAGTATATTGGCCTTAAAATAAGGCTGTCCGTCCTCGTCTTGGAAACTATTTTTCGAGACCCGCTGCAATTTTCCCGTCACCATACCGTGCTGAGAAAAATCAAACGCAGTGACCTTAACATTGACATCTTGGCCCAGTTTCAAGGCGGAGATATCCTGGGTATCCACCTTGGCCTCTGCCAACACCACGGAATCGTAGGGGATAATTTCCACCAGCGTTGCCCCTGGCGTAACCACCTCACCCACCGCGTCGATAGTCAGACCGGTGACAAACCCCTTGATCGGCGAGCGCACCACAAGATTCTTGAACGAATGTTCAGTACGAGCTAGGGTCTGCGACAGCTCGTGCCGTTCAGACTCAATCGTCGCTAAGCGCATGGTCGCCTTCTCATCGACGGCGGCATAGGTCTCAGCAATCTCATGCTCCGCCTCCATTACCTGCTGGCCCACCGCCGCGATTCGACCGACCACATTACTGATCTTCGACAGCATGTCGTCACGCTCCTGTGAGGCTTGAATCAGCGATAATCGACTCTGGCTACCGCTGTCTTTTAACTCCTTAATCATGGCGACTTTTTCATCAATGGAGGCCAGCTGATTCTGTTCTACTTTAAGCTGTTCCTTTAAGTATTCTTGCTCATGCTGCTTCTGCTTTACCTTGGATTTCAAGCCGTTTATTTTTGACAAGGCGACGGTTTTTTGACTATTAAAAACCACGCTATTGTGTTTCACGACAACAGGATAATTCTCCTCGAAGGCAGAGAAATCAGGCTCTCGACGCTCCATGATGGCGTGTAGTCGCTCCGACTCTATCGACAAGAAGGCATGGCGGGCACGCAACTGCGACAATTCTGAGGCGACCAACACCGGGTCGAGCTTAAACAGCACGTCGCCCTGTTCCACTAAGTCGCCCTCACCCACCTTCACCTCGATCACCTCGGCCGAGCTTTGATGCTGTATTTGCACAATAGAATCCGAGGGTACCAGCTTGCCGTTGGCACGCGTCACCTCGATCACCGGCGCAATAGAGGCCCATAACAACAGCACCAACAAGGTCAATAGAATCAGCTTCGGCACCAGGGTAAACAGCTTGCCGGGGTGCTCCTTATCGAACTCAGAACTATAGAGCAGTGCCTGTTCACTGTTCTTGTCATACGCTCGGCTAATTGACTGATAGACATTCTTTTTCATTGCCATCTCCCTATACAAAACCGTTGCTATCTATGCGTTTAATTTCCTGCACCCGACCATTTTCCATCAGCACATCGTGTTGTGCGCTGCGTCTAATAGCAGGGTGATTCGAGACCATAATCATGGTGACCTGCGACGTTTTCGACTGGATATAGTCGATCAAATAACCCACCGAATACTCGTCGAGATTACGGCTTGGTTCATCGAGCAGGATCAGGCTCGCCTCTTTTAAAAACAGGCGGATTAGCCCTATTTTTTTACTAAAGCTCGCAGGGTACTGGCGGTCACCACCCATCGCCGTATCCAAGCCCTCGGTAAGCAATTCGCCGTCATCAAACAAGCCAATCTTTTCACAGGCCTGCAGTAATCGCTCATCGTCAGCGTTAACCGAGGCAATCAGTAGATTATCCCGCAGTGAGGCTGTCAGTATCTGCGGTTCTTCCGGCAGATAGGCAATCGACGAGCGGTAGTCCGACATGGCATAGCGGCGAATATCTAAGCCACCAATATGTACCGAGCCAGATTGTGGGTGAAAATGTCCGGCAATGACCTTTAATAACGTCGATTTGCCCGAGCCGCTATTGCCAGACACCATGATGTTCGACTTTGCCGGCAGCGACAGCATAGGAATCTGCAGCGCCAATGGATGATCGGGGTGATAGCGAAAGGCGATATTTTGCAACAAAATGAGATGTGACAGCTCGCTCTTAACATAGTCATGATTCGACGACATGCCTTCGGTCGGGCTATTGCAGAGTCGGTTAACAGACCTAATCGCACGCCTCACACCACCGATGAAGTCATAACTCATGGCGATCTGTTTAATTGGCGACAACAAACGCCAAATTAATATCATCGAGGCGATAAGCACACCGAAATTCATTCTTCCCGCCATGATTTCACCGGCACCGATAATCAACACGCCGACACCGGTAATAGAAACCACCAGACTATTAACACCGTTCAATAAAGCCTTGCGTCGCCCCTCCGCGTAGACCGCACGATCGTGATTCAGACAAGCTATTTGATAGCGAGAACGCCAGCGCTCAATCGAGCCAGAGTTCGATAGTTCAGCAAAGCAGTCAACCAGCTCCGCGCTGAGGTCGTTCAACTTTTTATTTTCTCGATTAACGCGCAGACTCAATGACCCTTCGATGCGGCGCAAGCTCCACGCTACGACGACCATCATGGCAATGCCGAGGCAGGCCATCAAACCTAAACCCGGCGATAGCACCGTCAGTAAAATAACGAACAGAACAACGATCGGTATATCGAGAATCGCCTGCGCCGTCGGGTGGGTAATAAAATGGCTAATGGTGTCGACTTCGGCGA harbors:
- a CDS encoding peptidase domain-containing ABC transporter; translation: MNSHGDQAIDCFEPPSGGRDGHRFSLDDSEKETHNSVSVVVKFLKSTGYKGDSLSVRRSLGYRDEFIKTEQISEVLGRLGFLRNYDDVFNDQPECRRFPYFLIDGEKLLLVESIDRYFNYSVFDGRDHIAMQADQMLGKRMLYFIRDEEKEHLDAQHIDYVLETFSRFKPLFVYLLLMSVLTGFFALSVPLIIMVVYDQVLPSGSYMVLLGSVFGALILLSSEFLLRLIRGRILCQLATRFSSIMKSKVLSKVVRHRLIDLMNSELSTKSERVAEVDTISHFITHPTAQAILDIPIVVLFVILLTVLSPGLGLMACLGIAMMVVVAWSLRRIEGSLSLRVNRENKKLNDLSAELVDCFAELSNSGSIERWRSRYQIACLNHDRAVYAEGRRKALLNGVNSLVVSITGVGVLIIGAGEIMAGRMNFGVLIASMILIWRLLSPIKQIAMSYDFIGGVRRAIRSVNRLCNSPTEGMSSNHDYVKSELSHLILLQNIAFRYHPDHPLALQIPMLSLPAKSNIMVSGNSGSGKSTLLKVIAGHFHPQSGSVHIGGLDIRRYAMSDYRSSIAYLPEEPQILTASLRDNLLIASVNADDERLLQACEKIGLFDDGELLTEGLDTAMGGDRQYPASFSKKIGLIRLFLKEASLILLDEPSRNLDEYSVGYLIDYIQSKTSQVTMIMVSNHPAIRRSAQHDVLMENGRVQEIKRIDSNGFV
- a CDS encoding HlyD family type I secretion periplasmic adaptor subunit, with the protein product MKKNVYQSISRAYDKNSEQALLYSSEFDKEHPGKLFTLVPKLILLTLLVLLLWASIAPVIEVTRANGKLVPSDSIVQIQHQSSAEVIEVKVGEGDLVEQGDVLFKLDPVLVASELSQLRARHAFLSIESERLHAIMERREPDFSAFEENYPVVVKHNSVVFNSQKTVALSKINGLKSKVKQKQHEQEYLKEQLKVEQNQLASIDEKVAMIKELKDSGSQSRLSLIQASQERDDMLSKISNVVGRIAAVGQQVMEAEHEIAETYAAVDEKATMRLATIESERHELSQTLARTEHSFKNLVVRSPIKGFVTGLTIDAVGEVVTPGATLVEIIPYDSVVLAEAKVDTQDISALKLGQDVNVKVTAFDFSQHGMVTGKLQRVSKNSFQDEDGQPYFKANILLDEQWVGAEGNRLLPGMVVQADILSGEKSVIQYLLKPLRLASQRAFTEK